A genome region from Panicum virgatum strain AP13 chromosome 4K, P.virgatum_v5, whole genome shotgun sequence includes the following:
- the LOC120702062 gene encoding BTB/POZ and MATH domain-containing protein 1-like translates to MVSEYLVEADCFTIRCDVSVYRPSPLSNMQKHLLDTDADVMFHVAGEKFSAHRCVLRARSPVFKAELSRASTSGSSCIRIDDMLPQVFKSLLHFIYTDSLPEVTGVEGSMMAEHLLAAADRFGMQGLKLICEEKLIRELNENTAAKILKLAVQHNSSFLREACFVFLSDPPVLEAAMAMDDGLLEQVAKICPALLKKMWAYEDDPMQDELDMCLTVCDEFLAVI, encoded by the coding sequence ATGGTGTCAGAGTATCTCGTGGAAGCTGACTGCTTCACTATCCGGTGCGACGTCTCCGTGTACAGGCCATCACCGCTGTCCAACATGCAGAAGCATCTCTTGGACACCGACGCCGATGTCATGTTCCATGTTGCCGGTGAGAAATTCAGCGCTCACAGGTGTGTTCTTAGGGCAAGATCGCCGGTCTTTAAGGCAGAACTCTCAAGAGCTTCAACATCAGGATCTTCTTGCATACGGATCGATGATATGCTACCTCAGGTGTTCAAGAGCTTGCTACATTTTATATACACAGATTCGCTACCAGAGGTGACTGGAGTAGAAGGCTCTATGATGGCTGAGCATTTGCTGGCAGCGGCGGATAGGTTCGGCATGCAGGGGCTCAAACTGATCTGTGAGGAGAAACTAATAAGGGAACTAAACGAGAATACTGCTGCAAAAATACTCAAGCTGGCGGTACAGCACAACTCCAGCTTTCTTAGGGAGGCTTGctttgtgttcctttcagatccTCCTGTACTGGAAGCTGCCATGGCAATGGACGATGGACTACTGGAGCAGGTGGCTAAAATTTGTCCAGCGCTTTTGAAGAAGATGTGGGCTTATGAGGATGACCCTATGCAAGACGAGTTGGATATGTGCCTGACTGTCTGTGATGAATTTCTTGCAGTGATCTAA